The proteins below are encoded in one region of Gadus macrocephalus chromosome 14, ASM3116895v1:
- the plekhf1 gene encoding pleckstrin homology domain-containing family F member 1 — protein MAANNRSFTKVNHARIKAVERSFGPGARPLCKPGRVLVGEGRLLKRSRRGNQPKAFFLFNDVLVYGTVVASCQWHKNRRIVRLEDIELEDHEDSPPMENHWLIRTPLKSFYVAAGCPEEKRAWMERIVECRERLLQGAATRQHSSTFQPFAPTWIPDHVSAMCMRCPNKFSFIQRRHHCRNCGFLVCAACSEQQAVLPNIHRREPQRVCERCHTSLLKGQERTERMGDSRGEGLEVSDDDEGVGDGLPRAQQVGLP, from the exons ATGGCAGCCAACAACCGATCGTTCACCAAGGTGAACCATGCCCGCATCAAGGCGGTTGAGCGCTCGTTCGGACCCGGTGCGAGGCCCCTTTGCAAGCCTGGCAGGGTGCTGGTTGGAGAGGGACGGCTGTTGAAGCGCAGCCGCCGCGGGAATCAGCCCAAAGCATTTTTCCTCTTCAACGACGTGCTGGTGTACGGCACAGTCGTCGCGTCGTGTCAGTGGCACAAGAACCGGAGAATCGTACGTCTAG AGGACATCGAGCTGGAGGACCACGAGGACAGCCCACCAATGGAGAACCACTGGCTGATCCGCACGCCTCTCAAGTCCTTCTACGTGGCGGCCGGCTGCCCCGAGGAAAAACGCGCCTGGATGGAGCGCATCGTCGAGTGCCGCGAACGCCTGCTGCAGGGCGCCGCCACTCGCCAGCACAGTTCCACCTTCCAACCCTTCGCCCCCACCTGGATCCCAGACCATGTGTCGGCCATGTGCATGCGATGTCCCAACAAGTTCTCCTTCATCCAGCGCCGCCACCACTGCAGGAACTGCGGCTTCCTGGTGTGCGCGGCGTGCTCCGAGCAGCAGGCCGTGCTTCCCAACATCCACCGCCGCGAGCCCCAGAGGGTGTGCGAACGGTGCCACACCAGCCTCCTCAAGGGGCAGGAGAGGACCGAAAGGATGGGGGACAGCAGGGGGGAGGGCCTGGAAgtcagtgatgatgatgagggggtcGGGGATGGACTCCCAAGGGCCCAGCAGGTTGGACTCCCATAA
- the nadsyn1 gene encoding glutamine-dependent NAD(+) synthetase: MGRKVTLATCSLNQWALDFDGNFERILKSIDVSKSRGAKYRLGPELEICGYGCGDHFYESDTLLHSFQVLKKLLESPSTQDIICDVGMPIMHHNVRYNCRVLFLNRKILLIRPKMMMANYGNYRELRWFSPWKKSRQVEEYFLPRMLQEVTGQDTVPFGDCVLSTQDTCIGSEICAELWSPRSPHVDMSLDGVEIITNSSASHHELRKADARVNLIESATRKCGGIYLYANQKGCDGDRLYYDGCAMLAVNGDIVARGAQFSLDDVEVVTATFDLEDVRSYRGETCQPHLDLDFKPCHRVKVDFSLSGDGVGLPTHQPITWQFHTLEEEISLGPACWLWDYLRRSGQAGFLVPLSGGVDSSSTACIVYSMCVLVCRAVQDGNNQVLEDVRRVVCDPSYRPQEPRELCGRVFTTCYMDSENSSEDTHNRAKELANQIGSTHMTINIELAVKGMLGIFSLVTGKLPSFRANGGSDRENLALQNIQARIRMVLAYLFAQLSLWAQGRPGGLLVLGSANVDESLTGYFTKYDCSSADINPIGGISKTDLKSFLHYCVDHFQLHSLRGILAAPPTAELEPLMEGQVSQTDETDMGMTYAELSVMGRLRKISKCGPYSMFCKLIHTWRETLSPTQVAVTVKHFFRRYSVNRHKMTTITPSYHAESYSPDDNRFDLRPFLYNTRWSLQFRCIDDEVSKMEEGDA, translated from the exons ATGGGACGGAAGGTCACCCTCGCTACCTGTTCATTAAATCAATGGGCTTTAGACTTTGACGGCAACTTTGAGCGGATATTGAAAA GTATCGACGTTTCTAAGTCACGTGGGGCAAAATACAGGCTAGGACCAGAGCTTGAAATCTG tggTTATGGCTGTGGAGACCACTTTTATGAGTCTGACACGTTGCTCCACAGCTTCCAAGTTCTCAAGAAGCTTCTGGAGTCTCCAAGCACCCAGGACATCATCTGTGATGTGGGCAT GCCCATCATGCATCATAATGTGCGGTACAACTGCAGAGTCCTATTCCTCAACAG GAAAATACTGCTGATCAGGCCTAAAATGATGATGGCCAATTACGGAAACTACAGGGAGCTGCGGTGGTTCTCACCGTGGAAAAAGTCAAG ACAAGTGGAGGAGTACTTTCTACCCAGGATGCTGCAGGAGGTTACAGGACAG GACACAGTTCCGTTTGGTGACTGCGTCCTCTCCACCCAAGACACGTGCATCGGCAGTGAGATATGTGCTGAGCTCTGGAGCCCCAGGAG CCCTCATGTAGACATGAGTCTGGACGGAGTGGAGATCATAACTAACTCCTCAGCGAGCCACCATGAGTTACGCAAGGCTGACGCCAGAGTCAACCTCATCGAGTCTGCGACCCGCAAG TGCGGGGGTATCTATCTGTATGCTAACCAGAAGGGTTGCGACGGGGACCGGCTGTATTATGACGGCTGTGCCATGCTGGCTGTCAACGGAGACATTGTGGCACGCGGAGCCCAgttctccctggacgacgtG GAAGTAGTCACTGCGACCTTTGACCTTGAGGATGTGCGTAGCTACAGAGGAGAGACCTGCCAGCCACACCTG GACTTGGACTTCAAACCGTGCCACAGAGTCAAGGTGGACTTCAGCTTGTCCGGAGATGGAGTCGGCCTTCCGACCCACCAACCAATCACGTGGCAGTTCCACACCCTGGAGGAAGAGATAAG TCTCGGTCCGGCCTGCTGGCTGTGGGACTACCTCAGGAGAAGTGGGCAG GCTGGCTTCCTGGTCCCCCTGAGTGGGGGGGTGGACAGCTCATCCACCGCCTGCATCGTGTACTCCATGTGTGTTCTCGTCTGCCGGGCAGTCCAGGATGGCA ACAACCAGGTGCTGGAGGACGTGCGGCGAGTGGTGTGCGACCCGTCCTACCGTCCCCAGGAACCCAGAGAGCTGTGCGGCCGGGTTTTCACCACCTGCTACATGGACAGTGAGAACTCCTCAGAAGACACCCACAACAGGGCCAAGGAGCTGGCCAATCAGATCGGCAG CACACACATGACTATCAACATAGAGCTGGCGGTGAAGGGCATGCTGGGTATTTTCTCCTTGGTCACAGGGAAATTGCCCTCGTTTCGCGCCAATGGCGGTAGTGACCGAGAGAACCTTGCATTGCAGAATATTCAG gcccGTATCAGGATGGTGCTGGCCTACCTGTTTGCCCAGCTGAGTCTCTGGGCCCAGGGCCGGCCAGGAGGTCTGCTGGTGTTGGGCTCAGCCAATGTAGACGAGAG tctGACAGGGTACTTCACAAAGTACGACTGTTCCAGTGCTGACATCAACCCGATCGGAGGGATCAGCAAGACAGACCTGAAGAGCTTCCTTCACTACTGCGTCGACCACTTCCAGCTCCACTCGCTCCGAGG CATTCTGGCTGCCCCGCCTACTGCTGAACTTGAGCCCCTGATGGAGGGACAGGTGTCGCAGACTGATGAG actgaCATGGGGATGACCTACGCGGAGCTGTCTGTGATGGGCAGGCTGAGGAAGATCTCCAAGTGCGGTCCTTACAGCATGTTCTGCAAGCTCATCCACACCTGGAGGGAGACCCTGAGCCCAACGCAG GTTGCAGTGACCGTGAAGCACTTCTTCCGGAGGTACTCTGTGAACCGGCACAAGATGACCACCATCACACCGTCCTACCACGCCGAGAGCTACAGCCCCGACGACAACCGCTTCGACCTGCGGCCCTTCCTCTACAACACCCGCTGGAGCCTGCAGTTCCGCTGCATTGACGACGAG GTGTCTAAGATGGAGGAAGGAGACGCATAA
- the tpcn2 gene encoding two pore channel protein 2, whose protein sequence is METDTLLATGSINVVPQDYGANSGSAEHGHPDNGSPGFGTRSPNSVGDNESCPVKGGDEALYMQQAVVFIEDAIHYRSINHRVDASSLRLHRWYYSRLCQWGLGLAIAVVLLLAFVEQPSSLSTSSDPRYRLPPWEPPCGLTEGIEALCLLVFTLDLAVKSYLIGWEEFRKSKWLMGYTVVITASIIDWMLSISMECDEKLRVRRLLRPFFLLQNSSLMKKTLKCIKRTLPEIASVILLLALHLCLFTMIGMLLFAKTDEPERNGEWGLYFRNLPQAITSLLVLLTTANNPDVMIPAYTLNRAYSIFFITFSVFGTYFLMNLLTAIIYNQFRGYLMMSVQTSILRRRLGIRAAFQVLRCQGTRAAVVEQVRVDTVLEVMYKVNMKSYYRAAIIKEVQQRASDVHMDHKAFGTLFEQLDKDRVKEHPAPPQYNYTCLQKIQFIFSHYYTTLAGNAVALANVICICTILVLNAEKSTAERNDYYLEVINCCFIFWYLLEMSLKLLAFGLKGYLSYRNNIFDGFLTILLMVLQITILINYSVPFSKWQPISHAMSLWDMVRLINLLIVFRFLRIIPDIKLMNLVASTLLDLVKNLRAFAGILVVVFYVFAVFGIWLFEGAIKPPTTMSIISNSTIENITSNYTTTCGTYEQLEYWPNNFDDFAAAIILLYNVMVVNNWQAFMDAYSRYTTEWAKVYFVCWWLTSSVMWVNLFVALILENFIYKWDRSHSCSVTDMERTRYETSVQLMFKEHIEEPTEEELLRQLQQHPHLHIHCTADT, encoded by the exons ATGGAAACAGATACGCTACTGGCTACTGGAAGCATTAACGTCGTTCCGCAGGACTACGGCGCCAATTCGGGCTCAGCAGAACATGGACATCCCGATAATGGGTCTCCCGGGTTCGGAACCAGATCGCCTAACTCAGTCGGCGATAACGAGTCGTGTCCGGTTAAAGGAG GTGACGAGGCTCTCTACATGCAACAAGCGGTGGTTTTCATAGAGGACGCAATACAC TATCGGTCCATCAACCACCGTGTAGATGCCAGCTCCCTGCGCCTCCATCGTTGGTACTACTCAAGGCTCTGTCAATG GGGTCTGGGCTTGGCCATagcggtggtgctgctgctggcgttTGTGGAGCagccctcttccctctccacctcatcgGACCCCCGGTACCGCCTGCCGCCCTGGGAGCCCCCGTGCGGCCTCACTGAAGGCATAGAGGCCCTCTGCCTCTTGGTCTTCACCTTGGACCTCGCTGTCAAA AGTTATCTGATTGGGTGGGAGGAGTTCAGGAAGAGCAAATGGCTGATGGGCTACACCGTGGTCATCACTGCCTCCATCATTGATTGGATGTTGTCCATCAGCATGGAATGTGATGAG AAACTGAGAGTACGGCGCCTGCTGCGGCCTTTTTTCCTCCTCCAAAACTCGTCCTTGATGAAAAAGACCCTGAAGTGCATCAAGCGGACCCTGCCAGAGATAGCCAG TGTGATCCTGTTGTTGGCGCTCCACCTGTGCCTCTTCACTATGATAGGCATGCTGCTGTTTGCCAAAACAGAC GAGCCGGAGAGGAACGGCGAGTGGGGGTTGTACTTCAGGAACTTGCCCCAGGCGATCACGTCTCTGCTGGTGCTGCTCACCACAGCCAACAACCCTGACG TGATGATACCTGCCTATACCCTGAACAGAGCATACTCCATATTCTTCATCACCTTCAGTGTGTTCG GAACGTACTTCCTTATGAACCTGCTGACCGCCATCATATATAACCAGTTCAGGGGATACCTGATG ATGTCGGTGCAGACCTCCATCCTGCGGAGACGTCTGGGGATCAGGGCGGCCTTCCAGGTGCTCCGCTGCCAGGGAACCAGGGCTGCCGTCGT TGAGCAGGTTCGTGTGGACACCGTGCTGGAGGTCATGTACAAGGTCAACATGAAGTCCTACTACAGAGCTGCCATCATCAAG GAAGTGCAGCAGCGTGCATCCGATGTGCACATGGATCACAAGGCCTTTGGGACGTTATTCGAACAGCTGGACAAGGACCGGGTCAAAGAG CACCCTGCCCCACCACAGTATAACTACACCTGCCTGCAGAAGATCCAGTTTATCTTCAGTCACTACTACACAACTCTGGCCGGCAATGCAGTTGCACTGGCCAACGTCATCTGCATATGC ACAATATTGGTGTTGAATGCCGAAAAGTCTACTGCAGAGAGAAATGATTACTACTTGGAG GTGATCAATTGTTGCTTCATCTTCTGGTACCTGCTGGAGATGTCTCTGAAGCTTCTAGCTTTTGGCTTGAAAGGCTACCTGTCCTACCGGAATAACATCTTTGATGGCTTCCTCACAATCCTGCTAATG GTGCTGCAGATCACTATATTGATCAACTACAGTGTTCCCTTTTCCAAGTG GCAGCCCATATCTCATGCGATGTCATTGTGGGACATGGTGCGTCTGATCAACCTGCTCATCGTCTTCCGCTTCCTGCGCATCATTCCAGACATCAAG CTCATGAATCTCGTCGCCAGCACTCTTCTTGACCTCGTGAAGAACCTCCGCGCCTTTGCTGGGATACTGGTG GTGGTTTTCTACGTGTTCGCTGTGTTTGGAATCTGGCTCTTTGAGGGAGCGATCAAGCCTCCGACCACGATGAG TATCATCTCTAACTCCACAATAGAAAACATCACATCTAACTACACCACGACCTGCGGTACCTATGAACAGCTAGAATACTGGCCAAACAACTTTGATGACTTTGCC GCAGCCATCATCCTCCTATACAACGTCATGGTGGTCAACAACTGGCAGGCCTTCATGGACGCCTATAGCAGATACACAACAGA GTGGGCCAAGGTGTACTTTGTGTGCTGGTGGCTGACCTCCTCCGTGATGTGGGTCAACTTGTTTGTGGCGCTGATTTTAGAG AACTTCATCTACAAGTGGGACCGCAGTCACAGCTGCTCGGTGACAGACATGGAGAGGACGAGATACGAGACCTCAGTGCAACTCATGTTTAA AGAACACATTGAGGAACCGACCGAAGAGGAGCTACTTAGACAACTGCAGCAACATCCCCACCTACACATACACTGTACTgctgacacataa
- the pop4 gene encoding ribonuclease P protein subunit p29 isoform X1, producing MEERLLQLKNPPEVGEVIGIGNKTLKVAERFTRAFIANSMKQSEAPFLETALSRKAVILEYARAKRPKAKRKSKEGKGKAEVLEYAREKRPTAKRKSKALSAGEKRRLKVFDIKPEHQRYELFLPLNDLWKQYIISICNGLRHSSNPQHIQQKLLKADFHGAILTVVRSKCPSYVGATGILVQEFKHIFKIITKEDRLKVIPKKNSVFAVEVNGFVSHIYGSKFQYRASERSVKKFKVKGSIDL from the exons ATGGAAG AGAGACTTCTGCAGTTGAAGAATCCCCCCGAGGTGGGAGAGGTTATTGGTATTGGT AATAAAACACTGAAGGTGGCGGAGCGTTTCACCCGTGCGTTCATTGCGAACAGCATGAAGCAGTCGGAGGCACCGTTCCTGGAGACAGCCCTGTCCCGCAAAGCGGTGATCCTGGAGTACGCCCGGGCAAAACGGCCCAAGGCCAAGAGGAAAAGCAAGGAGGGGAAGGGCAAAGCAGAGGTCCTGGAGTACGCCCGGGAAAAACGGCCCACGGCCAAGAGGAAAAGCAAGGCACTGAGTGCCGGGGAGAAAAGGAGACTCAAGGTGTTCGACATCAAGCCGGAACACCAGAG ATATGAGCTTTTTCTACCCCTGAATGACTTATGGAAACAGTACATCATCAGCATATGCAACGGATTGAGACATTCGAG TAATCCACAACATATCCAGCAGAAGCTACTGAAAGCAGACTTCCACGGGGCCATCCTAACAG TGGTCCGGTCCAAGTGCCCATCCTATGTTGGCGCCACAGGCATTCTCGTCCAGGAGTTCAAGCACATCTTTAAAATAATCACCAAGGAGGATCGTCTTAAAG TAATCCCCAAGAAGAACAGCGTGTTTGCAGTAGAAGTCAACGGCTTTGTCTCCCATATCTACGGTAGCAAGTTTCAGTACCGCGCCAGCGAGCGCTCGGTCAAGAAGTTTAAAGTCAAGGGCAGCATTGACTTGTGA
- the dhcr7 gene encoding 7-dehydrocholesterol reductase, with protein sequence MEATRRRGKVHSNGKTAEETEPTAQWGRAWEVDWFSLSSVIALLCFAPFIVYFFVMACDQYQCSVSQPLLELYSGETTLSAIWARSPSFTWGAAKIYAVWVGFQLFLYMCVPDITHKFIPGYVGGVQDGSRTPAGLINKYEINGLQCWLITHAVWLANAHYFHWFSPTIIFDHWIPLMWCANILGYLVASFAFVKAYLFPTSADDCKFTGNVFYNYMMGIEFNPRVGKWFDFKLFFNGRPGIVAWTLINLSYMAKQQELYGHVTNSMILVNVLQGLYVLDFFWNEAWYLKTIDICHDHFGWYLGWGDCVWLPYLYTLQVISHAHTPEARTHTLTEHSESDTPTHH encoded by the exons ATGGAAGCAACCAGGAGGAGAGGCAAGGTGCACAGCAATGGGAAGACGGCTGAAGAGACTGAGCCGACGGCACAGTGGGGGAGAGCCTG GGAAGTGGACTGGTTCTCCTTGTCCAGCGTGATCGCCCTGCTGTGCTTCGCCCCCTTCATCGTGTACTTCTTCGTGATGGCGTGTGACCAGTACCAGTGCTCCGTCAGCCAGCCCCTGCTGGAGCTGTACAGCGGCGAGACCACCCTGTCCGCCATCTGGGCCCGctccccctccttcacctgGGGGGCCGCCAAGATCTACGCCGTCTGGGTCGGCTTCCAG CTGTTCCTGTACATGTGCGTCCCTGACATCACCCATAAGTTCATCCCTGGCTACGTCGGTGGGGTTCAGGATGGATCTCGCACCCCTGCtg GTCTGATCAACAAGTATGAGATCAACGGCCTACAGTGCTGGCTCATCACCCACGCCGTGTGGCTGGCCAACGCACACTACTTCCACTGGTTCTCCCCCACCATCATCTTTGACCACTGGATCCCGCTGATGTGGTGTGCCAACATCCTGGGCTACCTGGTGGCCTCCTTCGCCTTCGTCAAGGCCTACCTCTTCCCCACCAGCGCGGACGACTG CAAGTTCACAGGGAACGTCTTCTACAACTACATGATGGGCATCGAGTTCAACCCGCGCGTGGGCAAGTGGTTCGACTTCAAGCTGTTCTTCAACGGGCGGCCGGGCATCGTGGCGTGGACCCTCATCAACCTGTCCTACATGGCCAAGCAGCAGGAGCTCTACGGGCACGTCACCAACTCCATGATCCTGGTCAACGTGCTGCAG GGCCTGTACGTGCTGGACTTCTTCTGGAACGAGGCGTGGTACCTGAAGACCATCGACATCTGTCACGACCACTTCGGCTGGTACCTGGGGTGGGGAGACTGTGTGTGGCTGCCCTACCTCTACACCCTGCAGGTAATCAGCCACGCCCACACACctgaggcacgcacacacac ACTCACGGAGCACTCTGAGTCAGACACGCCGACGCATCACTAG
- the pop4 gene encoding ribonuclease P protein subunit p29 isoform X2, with protein MKQSEAPFLETALSRKAVILEYARAKRPKAKRKSKEGKGKAEVLEYAREKRPTAKRKSKALSAGEKRRLKVFDIKPEHQRYELFLPLNDLWKQYIISICNGLRHSSNPQHIQQKLLKADFHGAILTVVRSKCPSYVGATGILVQEFKHIFKIITKEDRLKVIPKKNSVFAVEVNGFVSHIYGSKFQYRASERSVKKFKVKGSIDL; from the exons ATGAAGCAGTCGGAGGCACCGTTCCTGGAGACAGCCCTGTCCCGCAAAGCGGTGATCCTGGAGTACGCCCGGGCAAAACGGCCCAAGGCCAAGAGGAAAAGCAAGGAGGGGAAGGGCAAAGCAGAGGTCCTGGAGTACGCCCGGGAAAAACGGCCCACGGCCAAGAGGAAAAGCAAGGCACTGAGTGCCGGGGAGAAAAGGAGACTCAAGGTGTTCGACATCAAGCCGGAACACCAGAG ATATGAGCTTTTTCTACCCCTGAATGACTTATGGAAACAGTACATCATCAGCATATGCAACGGATTGAGACATTCGAG TAATCCACAACATATCCAGCAGAAGCTACTGAAAGCAGACTTCCACGGGGCCATCCTAACAG TGGTCCGGTCCAAGTGCCCATCCTATGTTGGCGCCACAGGCATTCTCGTCCAGGAGTTCAAGCACATCTTTAAAATAATCACCAAGGAGGATCGTCTTAAAG TAATCCCCAAGAAGAACAGCGTGTTTGCAGTAGAAGTCAACGGCTTTGTCTCCCATATCTACGGTAGCAAGTTTCAGTACCGCGCCAGCGAGCGCTCGGTCAAGAAGTTTAAAGTCAAGGGCAGCATTGACTTGTGA